One part of the Humulus lupulus chromosome 9, drHumLupu1.1, whole genome shotgun sequence genome encodes these proteins:
- the LOC133800081 gene encoding uncharacterized protein LOC133800081, translating to MRPEIQAPQFELKPVMFQMLQTVGQSSGMPTEDPHLHLRSFLEVSDSFKLQGVSEEALRLKLFPFSLRDRARSWLNTLPPDSVTNWNDLAEKFLRKYFPPTRNAKFRSEIMSFQQLEDESTSDAWERFKELLRKCPHHGIPHCIQMETFYNGLNAASRMVLDASANGAILFKFYNEAFEILERIASNNYQWSNIRAPTSRKVAGVLEVDALTAQMASMTNILKNMSMGGNVQPAAAIQSAEVSCVYCGDGHTFENFPSNPASVFYVGNQNSNRNNNPYSNTYNPAWRHHPNLSWGGQGASSSGAPTQEKQSYPPRFSQQPRPQQPHQPQGSQTSSLENLMRDYMAKNDAVIQSQCKVVTLRSGKNLELNEEKDKQKNEPTSIQIGEEKRENLASSAAEFTQNATTSVQQSATEKCLSKPPPPFPQRFQKQQQDGQFQRFLDVLKQLHINIPLVEALEQMPNYVKFLKDILTKKRRLGEFETVALTEGCSAMLKSKIPPKLKDPGSFTIPCSISGRDVGRALCDLGASINLMPMSIFKKLGIGEVRPTTVTLQLADLSMAHPEGKIEDVLVQVDKFIFSADFIILDYEVDRDVPIILGRPFLATGRTLIDVEKGELTMRAQEEQVTFKVFNPIRSPDDVGDCLAITVKNSNMEEEVPTRYSKKVRMMLSLKEFESNNELGASINKASSHLQESCRKKKKKCGRKAHSQRFEVGQRVYVSNSKMKASSRQLASSFSDSFLIIKVFPCGALGLRDEISGREFKVNGQQLKHYLGGEVDRAKTSIILKEA from the exons ATGAGGCCCGAAATACAAGCACCCCAGTTTGAGCTCAAACCGGTCATGTTTCAAATGCTCCAAACCGTGGGGCAGTCTAGTGGGATGCCAACGGAAGATCCTCATCTCCATCTTCGCTCATTTTTGGAGGTAAGCgattctttcaagctacaaggagtaAGTGAAGAGGCATTGAGGCTGAAGTTATTCCCGTTCTCTTTAAGGgaccgagctagatcatggctcaacacccttcctcccgaTTCAGTTACAAATTGGAATGACTTGGCTGAGAAATTTCTAAGAAAGTACTTCCCTCCCACCAGAAATGCAAAGTTTAGAAGTGAAATCATGTCGtttcagcagctggaagatgaGTCCACTAGTGACgcgtgggaaagattcaaagagctTTTAAGAAAATGTCCACACCACGGTATCccacattgtatacaaatggagacATTCTACAATGGTCTCAATGCAGCCTCTCGAATGGTCTTGGACGCTTCAGCCAATGGAGCCATTCTTTTCAAGTTTTACAACgaagcatttgagattttggaaaggattgCAAGTAACAACTACCAATGGTCAAATATTAGAGCTCCTACAAGCCGAAAAGTAGCGGGTGTTCTTGAAGTAGATGCTCTAACCGCTCAAATGGCCTCAATGACCAACATTTTAAAGAACATGAGTATGGGAGGAAATGTACAGCCAGCTGCTGCCATTCAAAGTGCAGAAGTATCATGTGTGTATTGTGGGGACGGGCATACTTTTGAGAATTTCCCTTCAAATCCAGCTTCGGTCTTCTATGTGGGTAATCAAAACTCCAACCGCAACAACAACCCATATTCTAACACTTACAATCCAGCTTGGAGGCATCATCCAAATCTGtcatgggggggtcaaggagcaagttcaagtGGAGCACCAACACAAGAAAAACAGTCATATCCACCGAGATTTTCTCAACAACCAAGACCTCAACAACCACACCAACCTCAAGGCTCTCAAACAAGTTCTTTGGAGAATTTAATGAGAGATTATATGGCCAAGAATGACGCTGTAATTCAAAGCCAG TGCAAAGTGGTGACTTTGAGGAGTGGGAAAAATCTGGAGTTAAATGAGGAGAAAGATAAGCAAAAAaacgagcccacttcaatccaaattGGTGAAGAGAAGAGGGAAAACTTAGCAAGTTCAGCTGCTGAATTTACCCAGAATGCTACAACATCAGTTCAGCAATCTGCGACAGAAAAGTGTTtgagcaagccacctccaccatttcctcaaaGATTTCAAAAACAGCAACAAGATGGCCAATTCCAAAGGTTTTTAGATGTTTTGAAGCAACTCCATATCAATATACCACTAGTGGAGGCCTTGGAGCAAATGCCCAATTATGTAAAGTTTTTGAAGGACATTTTGACTAAGAAAAGGAGACTTGGTGAGTTTGAAACGGTGGCCTTGACGGAAGGCTGTAGTGCCATGTTGAAGAGTAAAATTCCTCCTAAGTTGAAGGATCCGGGTAGCTTTACAATTCCTTGCTCTATTAGTGGAAGAGATGTGGGTAGAGCTTTATGTGACTTGGGAGCTAGTATTAACTTGATGCCTATGTCTATttttaagaagttgggaattggagaagTGAGGCCAACTACAGTCACTTTGCAATTGGCAGATCTTTCTATGGCACACCCggaaggaaaaattgaagatgtTCTAGTGCAAGTTGATAAGTTCATTTTTTCGGCCGATTTCATCATTCTTGATTATGAAGTGGATAGAGATGTTCCCATTATCttgggtaggccatttctagctacTGGGAGGACCTTGATTGACGTGGAAAAAGGGGAGCTCACAATGAGAGCTCAAGAAGAACAGGTAACTTTCAAGGTATTCAATCCTATACGTTCTCCAGATGATGTAGGAGATTGTTTGGCCATCACTGTCAAGAACTCTAATATGGAGGAAGAGGTACCCACAAGGTATAGCAAGAAAGTGAGGATGATGCTATCTCTTAAAGAATTTGAGAGCAACAATGAGCTAGGGGCAAGTATAAACAAGGCATCGTCTCATTTGCAAGAGTCAtgtagaaagaagaaaaagaagtgtGGTAGGAAAGCTCATTCCCAAAGGTTTGAAGTGGGGCAGCGGGTGTATGTCTCTAATTCTAAAATGAAAGCAAGTTCCAGACAGCTAGCATCAAGTTTCTCTGATTCATTCTTGATAATTAAAGTCTTTCCTTGTGGAGCATTGGGCTTGCGTGATGAAATTTCAGGAAGAGAATTTAAAGTGAATGGCCAGCAACTTAAGCACTACCTTGGAGGGGAGGTCGATAGAGCAAAGACCTCCATCATTTTGAAGgaagcttga